Genomic window (Streptomyces sp. NBC_00078):
CGGCGCGACCCTGTCCATGGACACCGCGCAGCTCCTCGACTTCAACCGCATGACCGGCCAGGTCGTACGTGCCGTACGGGAGTGCCCCTTCCCCGTGATCGCCGCGCTGCACGGAGTGGCGGCGGGCGCCGGCGCGGTCCTGGCCCTGGCCGCGGACTTCCGCGTGGCCGACCCGACCGCCCGCTTCGCGTTCCTCTTCACCCGCGTGGGCCTGTCCGGCGGCGACATGGGCGCCGCGTACCTGCTGCCGAGGGTTGTCGGTCTGGGCCACGCGACCCGCCTGCTGATGCTGGGTGAACCGGTCCGCGCGCCCGAGGCCGAGCGCATCGGTCTGATCAGCGAGCTGACGGACGAGGGCGGGGCGGACGCGGCCGCGATCGCTCTGGCCCGGCGCCTGGCCGACGGCCCGGCACTGGCGTACGCCCAGACGAAGGCGCTCCTGACGGCCGAGCT
Coding sequences:
- a CDS encoding enoyl-CoA hydratase family protein, with the translated sequence MSPFTGSAARTARWEHLRVELTDGVARVTLARPDKLNALTFGAYADLRDLLAELSRERAVRALVLTGEGRGFCSGGDVDEIIGATLSMDTAQLLDFNRMTGQVVRAVRECPFPVIAALHGVAAGAGAVLALAADFRVADPTARFAFLFTRVGLSGGDMGAAYLLPRVVGLGHATRLLMLGEPVRAPEAERIGLISELTDEGGADAAAIALARRLADGPALAYAQTKALLTAELDMPLAASVELDASTQALLMNGEDYAEFHAAFTQKRPPKWRGR